ACAAATGGACGGATTTACCGACGACAGCGACAAAGGGACCGTCACCACCGGCTTCGCCCGCAATGCCGTGCTCGGTGTGGCCGACAAGGTCATCGACGCGGTCAAGGCCGGTGCCATCAAGCACTTCTTCCTCGTCGGTGGCTGCGATGGAGCGAAGTCCGGACGCGACTACTACACGCAATTCGTCAAGCAGACGCCGAAGGACTCCATCGTTTTGACCCTCGCCTGCGGCAAGTTCCGCTTCTTCAAGGAAGATCTGGGCGACATCGGCGGCATCCCCCGCCTCCTCGATATCGGTCAATGCAACGATGCCTATTCTGCGATCCAAATTGCAGTCGCGCTCAGCAAAGCCTTCGATTGCGGCGTCAACGACCTGCCCTTGTCCATGGTGCTTTCCTGGTATGAGCAAAAGGCCGTCTCCATCCTCCTGACTCTCCTCTACCTCGGAATCAAGAACATCCGCCTCGGCCCGAGCCTTCCCGCCTTCATCACACCGAATGTGCTCAACTTCCTGATCGAGACTTACAACATCCAGCCGATCACCACACCGGAAGCCGATCTGGAAGCCATCCTGTCCGAATAACAGGAGGGATCCTGGAAGCTGACTCTCGTCGCTTTCCACCATAGAGCACGTATAACCACACGTCCCTGCTACCGCTCCTCATGATTCTTGCCGGTCGGCTGCAATAATCATGAAAAGCGGGATGCGTCATCAGTCATCGGCACTTAGTCATTATACAACAAGTATTCGAAGTCTTCCCGCTGCAGTCCGGCTTTCGCGTTGCGTACACCCGGTTCGTCGACCAGTTGCCGGAAGAGGTCGGCCTTGCGTGCCTTTAGCTCCACCATGCGGGCCTCGATACTGTGCTGCATGATGAGGCGCTGGATAAAGACCGAACGGGTCTGTCCGATGCGGTGGGCCCGGTCGCTGGCTTGGTTTTCCACCGCCGGATTCCACCAGGGGTCCAGGTGGAAGACATAGTTGGCACGGGTCAGGTTCAAACCGACCCCACCCGTCTTCAGGCTGATCAAAAAGAAGGCGGGGCCACGACCGCTCTGGAAGGATTCGACGATTTCGCGCCGCTGCACGACAGGCGTACTTCCATCCATCCGCAGGAGATCGATCCCCCGTTCTTTCGCGACACGTTCCATCTGGTCGAGACCGCCGATGAACTGACTGAAGATCAGCGCGGCATGTCCCTCCGCCTGCAATTCCTCCAACTTGTCCGCCATGTAGGCAAATTTCGGAGCCGGTTCCGGCAATTGCTTGCCCATCAATTCCGGGCTCACGCAAACTTGCCGGAGGCGCAAAATAGCCGCCAGCGCGGCGATCCCAGCCTGCTGCTCCGGACGCTCATTGTAAGCTTTGGCGATCTCCTCTCGCACCTCCGCCACCGTCCGGGTATAAATCTCCTTTTGCAAAGTGGACATTTCCAACAGCAGTTCATGCTCTTCCTTACGCGGCAGCTCCTTCAAAATAGCCTGTTTCCGTCGCCGCAGGATAAAAGGTTTTGCGCGCCCCAGAATACGTTCCGGGGAGGTGCGGAAGCTCTCCTTGAAAGCCTTCAAACTGCCAAACAGGCCGGGCACAGCCAAACTCATGACTGAGTAATATTCGCTCGCATGGTTCTCCACCGGCGTCCCCGTCAGGCAGAGGGTGAAACGGCGTTGCAATTTCATCGCCGCTTTGGTCCGCGCCGCAGCCACGTTCTTGAGATTGTGAGCCTCGTCGAAGACCACCACGTCGAAGACATGCCGGGACAGCTCACGTTGATCGAGACGCACCCGGTCGTAAGTCGTCAAGACGACCTGTCCATCAGTCAGGGCATCCGCCCAATCCGCTTTTGCCAAACACTCCCGCACCTTTATTTCGGGAGCAAAGCGGGCGAACTCGTCGCTCCAGTTGAAGACCAGACTCGGCGGCAAAACAACCAGCACGGCCCCGCGAGCCCCGGCTTCATGCGCGTCCAGGCATTTCGCGATAAATCCAATCGCCTGCAAGGTCTTGCCCAGCCCCATGTCATCGGCAAGGCAAGCCCCGAAACGATGCCGGTAGAGGAAGTCGACCCAGGCACAACCTTCCAATTGATAGGGACGTAAATCCGCCCGGATGCAGGCCGGCACCGAAAAATCCCCCAAGCCTTCAAACTCGGTCAGTCCGCGGAACAAGACTTCGGCTTCAGGCGGCAGGTGCATGCGAATCCCCAGTCGGCGCAGGGCAATCCAGTCCAGCATCTCCAGACGCGAAGCCACCACCCCGGCGTCCTCGCCAAAATCCGGACGGGCCGTGCCGCGCTTCGACCGGAGCAGTTCGGCCAGCGCTTTCAATCCGCCCGCCGAGCCCTCGTCGATCTCCGGCACAATCAAGGCACCGTCGCTCCCCTTCAGGAGTAACTGTCCCTGAATCAAGCGTATCCACTCATCCGCTGTAATCGTGCGTTCGGCGCAGCGGATTGTCGGATGCAGGGCGAACCAGTCGATATCCGAGCCACGGGTTTTCGTATCCACGGAAATACTCAGCGGCGCCGTGCGCACCGGCAGTTCATTAAAGCGGACCTGCACCCCAAGACGCCCCGCCACCTGCACGAGACGCCGCACTTCATCCATTCCGCTGGCCCCGCGTTTAATAGGAATCGAACCGTCCCTCAAGTCATTCAAGGCACGGCGACTGGTCGGTTCCGTCATGCTGAACAACAGCATCATCACCTTCCAGACATCCAGTTGGTAGGCCAACCAGCGCTGCTGCGTCCCATCAGCCGCCAGGGAATGACACTCCCCGGTCATTATCTCAGGGAGCTTCAATACACGGTTCAGAATCTCGATAACGAGCACCCGAAATTCGTTCGAAAACAACTCGGGATAATCCGCCACATAGCGTTCCAAGGCAACCGCGTCGCCCTCTTCCGCATCCGCCAAAACACGTCGAATCAAGTCCAACAAGGGCGATACGCGGCGCTTCGCACTCAACAAGGTGCCCGAGTAAGCGTCCAACACGGCCGAGAGTATCAAGTCCCGGAAAATCGACTGGTCGACCTGCACCCCATCCACGGAGAGCAGCAGTTCGAAATCCAGACGCTCCGGCTCCGCCGCCGCATTTTCCCAGAGTGAGCAATCCAAAATCAAACCCAAAGCCGTATCTTCGACCGGCTGCACCGGCACCGCCGCCCCCTCAATCTGTAAGGCCAGTTCCTCATCGATATCCTGCAGCCGCCAGACAGGCAGCGAAGCGGATCGGTTATAGGCATCCAGCGGTAATCGGCGTGCCAATGAATCCCTGTCAATCAAGCTCCCCCCTGAGACCTTATGAAAGGTACCGTCCTCGGCCAGCACCAACTCATCTGCCAAAAGATGCAGCACTTCAATCGGCACTCCCTTGGCAGTCGCAAAACGCAAGGATTCCACCACCTCCCGCCCCCGCAAGTCAATCGACCGGCAAACCGAGCAGGCACGCGTAGCCATCCGCAAGTTCAACTTGCCCCCCGATTCCCGCAGCGTGACCGCGATGCCTGCCTGCTTCGCCTTCCGCAGGAACTTAGGCAACGCCCGGACCACATCCCCTAAAAAGAATTCACGCTGGACGGAAAATCCATACGCATTGCCCGGGAGCACCACGCCCACCGAGCGCAAGAAGGCCTGCGGAACCGGTCCGTTAATACGAAAACGGATCCCGCCGTAACTGTATAACTCAAGAACCTGCAACTCTGTCGCCGGCTTCTCAACCTCCGCCGGCCCGGTCGGGCGGGTCCCCACATCCGTGTAGCCAAGCTGCTCACGAAGTGCCTGCGCATAGTCGACCGGCATCTGAAATCCGCCCACGCCTTTGCCTTGTACCGCCAAAAACATCGCCGCAGCAGCCGCAATCGCATGCTTGCACCCTCCGTAGGTATCCCAAGCCGGACAATCACATTCATGCCCCAATTGTCCGCCACGCACCCACAAGCAGACCTGATAGGGCTCGCTGCGCCGGCCAGAGACGGCCGCAGTCATCAGCTTCGACGCCTCGTCCCATTCAAGTGACTCCACCGCAAACTGTCTGAAGTAGAGCAAGCCTCGCTCCACAAAGCGGCGATTTCCGATGTAATACAACTCACCGATATCCAATTGCTCGAAGCCTGCCAGCCCCTCCAGTCTGCCTGCACTGTTTGCCATAAAAGTACCATCCTTGCCGATCTCCTCTCGGGATTGCCAGCAAGAACGCCGGCTCCCCGCATGATCCAAAAAAAAGCTGTCTGTCACGAGGCATTGAGTCCATGCTAGGACAAGATTGGAAAATCGTGAAATTTTCTGAGGGTTTGGAACCCCGGATGCGTTAAAGTGGGCATGAAAGAAATAGAAGAGTTCGAAAATTGGGTCGATCAGGTCAAAACCCGGGAGCTTCCGAAGTGCCCGGAGTCCGTTGCTTACAACGTCTTGCGTCGTGTCCGAAACGAAGCGAGTGCTCCGGAACAATCGGACTGGGCTTGGTTGCTGTCCCTGCTCCCCAATCCCGGATATGTGGCGGCCATGCTTCTTGTCGCGGTCAGCCTGACGTCCTCAATTACGTTTATGGCCACCAAAAGACAGGTGACCACGTCCCGCAGCCAAGTGCTGGCGTCGGCAGCCCTTGACTTTGAATTCTTCAGCCAGACGGAACTTCTACATTTCAACAATAAATAGTATGCCCTCCACATCTTCTGGAAATCGAAACAGATTCGGCATACTCGCCGGAGTTCTCGTCACCTTGATCCTGTTATGCTTTGCGGTATCCGCGATCACCTCGCAGTGGATGATGCATAACGACGATTGGAATCACCATGATCTGGAACACGGACACAAATGGTTACACCATGAGCTGAATTTAACCGAGACCGAGGCCAGCGCCATCGACGCCTTTGAGCCCGCATACAGGGAGCAACGTGCCGCCATGCTGGAAGAATTCCAAGCGAAGATCGAGAACCTGAGACAGCAACTGGTCGCTCACGATCAATTCTCACCCGAGGTCGAACACGCCATCCATGAGCTGCACCAGATCCATGGCCAGCTCCAGGAATTGTCGATCCGCCATTATTACCAGATGATGAGTGTGCTCCCCCCGGAAAAGCAGGAAATACTGAAGGAACTCGCCGGACAGGCGCTCAGTGTGCCTGAATGACGCGTCCATGACAGTGAACGATGAAGATGTCTCGCTGATCGCGGAAATAGGCAGGGAAAACGAAGCAGCCCTGGCGCAATTGATGGCGCGCTACAAGGAACCGGTCTTTCATTTCATCTACCGGTATCTCGCGAATCCGGCAGACAGTGCCGAAGTCGTGGAGGAGACCTTCTTCCGGGTCTATCAAAAAGCCGGCCACTACACGCCGCGCGCCGCAGTCAAAACCTGGATTTTTTCGATCGCGCGGAACCTGGCAGTCGATCGGCTCCGCCGGCAGAAAAAACTCCGGGGGCAAGTTTCCCTGGAAACATCCGATGCACCGGAGGAAAGCGTCTACGCCCCGATCCACCAGATCGATTCCGGCGTGGCCGACCCGTCGAACCAATTAAAATCCCGGGAGGCCCTCCGGCAGATTGACGCAAGAATACGGGAACTCCCCGAAAAACTGAGGTTTCCCTTCATCTTTTGTGTGTTGGAGGACCATGCCTACGACGAATGTGCGGCCATCCTAAGGACCAACCGAAAGACCGTCGAAACCCGGATCTACCGTGCACGGAAACAGCTCCGTGAAGCACTGGCCGGTTTTCTCCAGAATACCTGAGGGTTCAGGCGGATTCCTGCGTTTAACATATTGCAGGGACAACTCACCGAAGCGGTGGGTTGCCTCCGTCACGTTTAAACACCCCAACACAGGAATTCAAAATGAAGGAAATCAAGGCCTACATCCGAAAGTCACAGCTGGACCCGGTCATCCATGCGCTCGCAAAAGTTCAGGGCCTGAGCGGGGTGAGTGCGAACACCATTACGGGATTCGGGCGCAGTCGCGGTATCCTGCGGCTGGTTGACTTCGAAACCCATATCAAGGTGGAAGCCGTCTGCCGGGACGAACTGAAGGACGAGGTCGTGCGCACCATTCTAGATGCGGCGCAGACCGGCTATCGCGGTGACGGCAAAATCTTCGTCGCCGACATCGGCGAAGCTTGGCGTATCGAAACACGGGAGGCCATCGCCAACACCCCATGAATCAGAAATCCCACCATCTGGCCGAGAAGAGCTGCTGCCATCATAACGAAGAGGGACATGCACACCATCACGGTGAGACGCACGCACATCACCACAGCGAGGCGCACGCACATCATCACGACGAGACGGTCAAGCCCTCCGCCACAGCCAAATACTACTGCCCGATGTGCCCGGGTGTCGAATCGGACAAGCCGGGCGACTGCCCCAAGTGCGGCATGCGCCTGGAGCGCAATCCGGCCTACAAGGAAACGGCACCTAAACTTTGGACCTGCCCGATGCACCCGGAAGTGCAACAGGACCACCCCGGACAGTGCCCGAAATGCGGGATGGACCTGGAGCCAATGGCCCCCTCCGCAGAAGACGATTCGGAGGAAGAACGCGAGATCCTGAGCCTGAAGCGCAAGATGCTCGTAGCCGGCGCGTTGACGCTTCCGATCCTGTTGCTGGCTTTCGATAGCATGATTCCCGGGCTTTCCTTCGACCGTTTTCTCTCGCCGAGGGTGCAGGCTTGGCTGGAGCTGCTGTTGGCCACTCCGGTCGTATTCTGGGCCGGCGGCATGTTTTTCACACGTGGCTGGCGCTCGATCCTCAACCGCAGCCTGAACATGTTTACGCTCATCATGCTCGGAGTCGGCGCGGCCTACGGCTACAGCCTCACCGCCGTCCTGTTTCCGGGGATCTTCCCCGAGTCCTTCCGCATGCACGGCGAAGTCGCGCTCTACTTCGAGGCCGCCTCCGTCATCACCACCCTCATTCTCTTCGGGCAGTGGCTCGAGGCGCGCGCCCGCCGCCAGACCGGTGAGGCCATTCAAAGCCTGCTCGATCTCGCTGCCAAAACCGCGCATCGTCTGAAGGACGACGGCGAGGAGGAAGAGGTCGACATCGACGCGATTGAAAAAGGTGACCGCCTGCGGGTTCGCCCCGGCGAGAAGATCCCGCTGGATGGCGTCATTCTCGAAGGGAAAAGCAGCATCGACGAATCCATGATCACCGGCGAGCCCCTGCCCGTGGAAAAGGGCACAGGCGAAAAGGTAATCGGGGCGACCGTCAACCAAACGGGCAGTTTCGTCATGGAGGCCGAAGCCGTCGGGGAGGAAACCATGCTCGCGCAGATCGTCCACATGGTCGCCGAAGCCCAACGCAGCCGCGCGCCGATCCAGAAACTGGCCGACTCGGTGGCAGGTTGGTTCGTACCGGCCGTCGTGCTCGTCGCGCTCATCGCCTTTGTCCTGTGGGCCCTCCTCGGCCCCGCTCCGGCCCTGGCCTACGCCATGGTCGTGGCGGTCTCCGTCCTCATCATCGCCTGCCCCTGTGCACTGGGCCTGGCCACCCCCATGTCGATCATGGTGGGCGTCGGCAAGGGCGCGCAGAACGGGATTCTGGTCAAGAATGCCGAGGCCATCGAACGCGCGGAGAAGATCACCCACTTAATCACCGACAAGACCGGCACCCTGACCGAAGGCAAGCCGTCGGTGGTCGAGCTCACCCCCGCCGAAGGGATCGAAGCCGACAGCCTGCTCCGCCTCGCGGCGGCCGTCGAATCGCAGTCCGAACACCCGCTGGCCCGTGCCGTGGTCGAAAAAGCCAAAGCGGATCAACTCGATCTGCCCGCCGTATCGGACTTCGAAAGCACGACCGGCGGCGGCGTGCAGGCGAAGCTGGAGCAAGAACTCATTCGTGTCGGCAAGCGCGCCTTTATCGAATCGGCGGGCATACAAGTCCCGGCTCGCTTGAGCGATGCCGCCGAACAGCTGCAATCGGAAGCCAAAACCGTCATCTGGGCCGCCCGTGACGAGCAGCTGCTCGGACTCATGGCCATCGCCGATCCGATCAAAGCAACCACGAAAGAAGCGGTCGAGGCACTGCACGCACTCGGCATCACCGTGGTCATGTGCACCGGCGACAATCCCCGCACCGCCCAGGCGGTGGCCAGAGAGCTCGAGATCGACGAAGTGCACGCCGAAGTCTCCCCAGAGGACAAGCAGCGTATCGTCAACGAGCTGAAGCAACAGGGCCATCGTGTCGCCATGGCAGGCGACGGGATCAACGACGCCCCCGCCCTTGCGGCCGCCGATGTCGGCATCGCCATGGGCACCGGCACCGATGTCGCCATCGAAAGCGCCGGACTCACCCTGGTGAAAGGCGACCTGCGGGGCATCGTCGGCGGCTTGCGCCTGAGCCGCAATGTCATGGGTAACATCCGGCAAAACCTCTTCTTCGCCTTCATCTACAACGCGGTCGGCGTGCCCGTTGCGGCCGGCATCCTCTACCCGCTCTTCGGCATCCTGCTCAGCCCGATGATCGCCGGCGCCGCCATGGCCTTCAGCTCCGTCTCCGTCGTGAGCAATGCCCTGCGGCTCAAACGGCTGGCCCTCGATTAAAGGCTAAACAATCTGAAGCATTTTTAAGGGTTTCCCCCGGACTCTGCGTTTATGATGGAACACATGCACCGAAGTTTACGAAAAGACCTTTTCTCGCTATGGGCCGGCACCCTGTTTGCCGGCCTGTTTATCGGCGCGAGCCTGTCAGCAGCCCAACCGTCAGGCGACCGGGCGGAACCGGCGCTGAACAGTCTGGAGAGCTATCTGACTCGGGCTCTGTCGGCCAATCCGCAGATGGATGCCTTTGAACAGCGCTACGAAGCCGCCATGCAGCGGATTCCACAAGCCGCCAGCCTGCCGGACCCGATGCTCCAGATCACGCATTTCGTCGAGTCGGTGCAGACCCGGACCGGTCCCCAGGAAAATGTGATCATGCTCAGCCAGAAGCTGCCCTGGTTCGGCAAACTGAGCAGCCGCAAGCAGGCGGCCTCATCCGAGGCGGAAGCGCTCTGGTATGCCTACCAGAATCAGCAGTTGATGCTGGCGCGCAGGGTATCGCTGGCCTTTTACGAGTATGGCTACACCGGGGAAGCACTGCGCTTGACCAAAGAAAACCGGGACCTGCTGCGCAAGCTCGAACCCATCGTCGAGGAAAAGGTGCGGGGCGGCGCGGATCTGAATGCACTCCTGCGCCTGAAAGTGGAAATCGGCAAAATCGACGACCGCCTGCAGAGCTTGCAGCAAAAACAGGTCGCCCAGTCAGCCAAGCTCGGTGAACTGCTGGCCCTGCCCGGATCCGACACCCTGCCCCTGCCCGAATGGGACGCACCGGAGCAATTCATACCCGATGGTCCATCCTTGGCTGCCGCCCTGCGCGCCACCAACCCCGAGCTGCAAATGCTCGAACGTAAGGTCGCCAGCGCCGAAGCCCGCCGGGAAATCGCCCGCTTGGAAAGCTTTCCCGACATCACCCTCGGCTTGAACTACATCCAGATCGGCGATCCGGAAGTCAACCCGATGACACCTGACGCCGGCCAAGACCCCTGGGGCTTTACGGTCGCCGTGAACCTTCCCATCTGGTTTCCCAAATACAATGCGGCCAAGGCGGAAGCCCTCGCCAGCAAGCGCGCCTTCGAAAGCGAATACGACAACCGGCTGAACGCACTGCGTGCGGAGCTCACCGCCAGCCTCGCCAACCTGAAGGATGCTAATCGCCGCCTCACCCTCTACGGCGACGAACTGCTCGGTCTCGCCGAGCAAGCCGTCGAGAACAGCCGCTCGAGCTACGAAAACGGAAAGACCGGCATTCTTGAGATGATCGACAGCGAGCGTTCGCTACTCGACCTTCAATCGCTCTACTGGCGCGCGGCCTCCGATGCCTGGCAGCAACGCGTCGTCGTGCAGACCCTGGCCAACCAACCCATCCTCGGAACCTTTCAAGTGACTCAAGAAAATGAATAAGAAGACAGTCATCCCCCTCGCCGGCGTCGCAATCGCGGCCCTGCTCATCGGACTTGCGGTCGGCCGGGTGGCATCCTCCGGGAACCATGCCCACGAGTCGTCCACCGCGGCTCCCGAAGCCATGGCGGATCCGGCCAAGCCAACAATTTGGACCTGCTCGATGCACCCGCAGATCCGGCAACCCGAACCGGGCAAGTGCCCGATCTGCGGAATGGACCTGATCCCGCTGGTCGAGGATTCGGGCAGCGACAGTGGTCCCCGCGAACTGAGCATGAGCGAGGCCTCGCGTGCGCTCGCGGAAATCCAGACATCTGCCGTCAAACAGGAATATCCTGCAGTCGACATCCGCCTCGTCGGCAAACTCGGCTACGACGAAACCCGCGAGAAATCGCTGACCGCGCGCTTTCCCGCCCGCATCGACGAACTGTTCGTCAATTACAACGGTATCCGCGTGCAGCAGGGCGAGCACCTCGCCCAGGTTTACAGCCCGGAGTTGTTGACCGCGCAGCGTGAACTGATCACCGCCTACCGCGCCGATCCAAACAGTTCGATCACCCGGGCCGCGCGCGACAAGCTGCGCCTCTGGGACTTGCTGCCCGAACAGATCGACGCGATTCTGGAAAGCGGTGAAGCCAAAGACCACTTCGAACTCAAGGCCCCGATCGGCGGGGTCGTCGTCGCTAAAAACGTCAAGGAGGGCGACTACGTTAAAACAGGGGAACCGCTCTTCCGGATCGTCGACCTGAGTGTCCTTTGGGCCGACCTCGACGCCTACGAGTCCGATCTGCCCTGGCTTCGTTTCGGACAGAAAGTGACCTTCACGGTCGAGTCGTTTCCCGGCGAAAGCTTTCACGGGCAAATCACTTTCATCGAGCCCGAGGTCAACCGCAAGACTCGCACGATCCCGGTGCGGGTCAACGTCCCCAACGCCGACGGTCGCTTGAAGCCGGGTATGTTCGTTCGCGGGGTGGTCCAGTCACGCCTGGCGGAGAACGGCAAGGTCTATGCGCCGGAGTTGGCGGGTAAATGGATTAGCCCGATGCACCCGGAGATCATCAAGGACGGACCGGGCCAATGCGACATTTGCGGCATGGATCTCGTCCCGGCCGAACAGCTCGGCTATGTGGACAACGCGGAAGCTCCCGCCCCCATCACGGTTCCGGCTTCCGCAGTGCTGCGCACCGGCAAGCGTGCCGTCGTCTATGTCGAAAAGCCCGATGCCGAACGACCCACCTATGAAGGCCGTGAAATCGTGCTCGGTCCACGTGCCGGCGACAGCTTTATCGTGGTCGCGGGTCTCGACGCCGGCGAACGGGTCGTCACCAACGGTGCGTTCAAGATCGACAGCGCCCTGCAGATTCAAGCCAAGCCGAGCATGATGAACCCGGAAGGCGGTGGCCCGATGCCGGGACACAATCACGGCGCGGCCACAGCCACGTCCGGGGCGGATCCTGCACAGCATCCGGAGATGTCCATGCTGGAGATACCGGCCGAGACGGCAGCCCAATTGATGGATGCTTATTTCAAGATGCAAGCGGCACTGGCCGCGGACAATCTGGAAGCCGCCAAAGAACAGGCTAAAGCGATGATGTCGGTGACCGGGCATAGCGGACCGCTTCCGGAACTGCTGCACAAGATGCTGGCCGCAGACAGTCTCGATGCGCTGCGCAAGCCGCACTTTGACGAACTATCGGCCGCACTCATTGCCGCCGCCATGCAATCCCCATCCGCATTCCCGGAAGGCCTTTTGATCATGCACTGCCCGATGGTCTACGGCGATCACGGCGCCGACTGGCTGCAAGCCAAAGAGCCGCTACAGAATCCCTACTTCGGTGCCATGATGCTCTCCTGTGGCGAAGTGAAAGAAGTCATCGGCGAGTAGTCTGGGCTACGAAAAGACACGGATAAAAATGATCAACAAACTCATACGCTTCTGTCTCGAGAACAAGCTCGTCGTTCTCCTCTTCACGGTCGTCCTGATCGTGTGGGGCATCGCCGTCGCGCCCTTTGACTGGGAGTCGGATATTTTGCCGCGCGACCCGGTGCCGGTCGATGCGATTCCGGACATCGGCGAGAACCAGCAGATCGTCTTCACGCAATGGATGGGCCGCTCGCCGCAGGACATCGAAGACCAGATCACCTACCCGCTGACCACTGCGCTGCTTGGCCTGCCCGAGGTGAAGACCATCCGGAGCTACTCGATGTTCGGCTTCTCCTCGATCTACATCATCTTCAAGGACGACGCCGAGTTCTACTGGACCCGCAGCCGTATCCTCGAAAAGTTGAACAGCCTCCCTCCCGGAACGCTGCCACAGGGCGTCTCGCCTCAGCTCGGTCCGGATGCCACGGCGCTGGGGCAAGTCTTCTGGTATACCCTCGAAGGCATGGACCCGGACGGTAAACCGACCGGCGGTTGGGACCTGGACGAACTACGCAGCGCACAAGACTGGTATGTTCGCTATGCCTTGCAAGGTGTCGATGGCGTTGCCGAGGTCGCGTCCATCGGAGGCTACGTGAAGGAATACCAGGTGGACGTCGATCCCGACGCACTCCGCACTTACGGGATCGCTCTGCACGAGGTGTTTGACGCGGTGCGGGGCAGCAACCTCGATGTCGGTGTACGCACGATCGAAATCAATTCAGCCGAATATGTCATTCGAGGCCTCGGCTTCATCAAGAATCTCGATGACCTGCGCAAGACCGTCATCACCCAGCGCGACAATGTGCCAATCACCTTAGATCAGGTCGCGAATATCCAGTTTGGCCCGGCACTTCGACGCGGCGCCCTCGACAAGGCCGGAGCGGAAGCGGTCGGCGGCGTGGTGGTGACGCGCTATGGCGAAAACCCCTTGGCCGTGATCAAACGGGTTAAAGAGAAGATAAAGGAAATCTCGCCCGGACTGCCGAAAAAGACCTTGGAGGACGGCACAGTCAGCCAGGTCGAAATCGTTCCCTTCTACGACCGCACCGGCTTGATCTACGAAACCCTGGGCACACTCGAAGATGCCGTGCGCCAGCAGATCCTGGTGACGATCATCGTGGTCGTGCTCATGGTCCTGCACCTGCGTAGCGCGTCACTCATCTCTGGCGTATTGCCGCTCGCCGTGCTGTTCGCCTTCATCGGCATGAAACTCTTCAAGGTGGATGCCAACGTTGTCGCGCTCTCGGGGATCGCCATCGCCATCGGCACCATCGTCGACATGGGCGTGGTGTTGATTGAGAATATATTGAAACACTTGGATGATGCCCCGCCGGATGAGAGCCGTCTCGAAGTGGTCTACCGCGCCTGCGCCGAAGTGGGCAGCGCGGTGGTCACGGCAGTGCTGACGACGGTGATCAGCTTCCTCCCGGTCTTCACCATGGAGGCCGCCGAAGGGAAGCTCTTCCGTCCGCTGGCCTACACCAAAACCTTCGCGCTGATCGGTTCCATCGTGGTCGCATTGACGGTCATCCCGCCGCTGGCACACTGGTTTATCGCAGGACGCCATAAGTCGCACCTCGTCAAAATCGGGTTGTGGACAGGCATCGGTGTGGTCGGTTTGTTCGGCGCCATCTTTATTGCATGGTTCCCGTGGTGGCTGGGTGCCTTGATGATCGCTGCGGCGGCCTTCCACAGCGCCAGCCCGAGAATCCCTGAAAAGGTGCAGCGC
The DNA window shown above is from Coraliomargarita parva and carries:
- a CDS encoding DEAD/DEAH box helicase, giving the protein MANSAGRLEGLAGFEQLDIGELYYIGNRRFVERGLLYFRQFAVESLEWDEASKLMTAAVSGRRSEPYQVCLWVRGGQLGHECDCPAWDTYGGCKHAIAAAAAMFLAVQGKGVGGFQMPVDYAQALREQLGYTDVGTRPTGPAEVEKPATELQVLELYSYGGIRFRINGPVPQAFLRSVGVVLPGNAYGFSVQREFFLGDVVRALPKFLRKAKQAGIAVTLRESGGKLNLRMATRACSVCRSIDLRGREVVESLRFATAKGVPIEVLHLLADELVLAEDGTFHKVSGGSLIDRDSLARRLPLDAYNRSASLPVWRLQDIDEELALQIEGAAVPVQPVEDTALGLILDCSLWENAAAEPERLDFELLLSVDGVQVDQSIFRDLILSAVLDAYSGTLLSAKRRVSPLLDLIRRVLADAEEGDAVALERYVADYPELFSNEFRVLVIEILNRVLKLPEIMTGECHSLAADGTQQRWLAYQLDVWKVMMLLFSMTEPTSRRALNDLRDGSIPIKRGASGMDEVRRLVQVAGRLGVQVRFNELPVRTAPLSISVDTKTRGSDIDWFALHPTIRCAERTITADEWIRLIQGQLLLKGSDGALIVPEIDEGSAGGLKALAELLRSKRGTARPDFGEDAGVVASRLEMLDWIALRRLGIRMHLPPEAEVLFRGLTEFEGLGDFSVPACIRADLRPYQLEGCAWVDFLYRHRFGACLADDMGLGKTLQAIGFIAKCLDAHEAGARGAVLVVLPPSLVFNWSDEFARFAPEIKVRECLAKADWADALTDGQVVLTTYDRVRLDQRELSRHVFDVVVFDEAHNLKNVAAARTKAAMKLQRRFTLCLTGTPVENHASEYYSVMSLAVPGLFGSLKAFKESFRTSPERILGRAKPFILRRRKQAILKELPRKEEHELLLEMSTLQKEIYTRTVAEVREEIAKAYNERPEQQAGIAALAAILRLRQVCVSPELMGKQLPEPAPKFAYMADKLEELQAEGHAALIFSQFIGGLDQMERVAKERGIDLLRMDGSTPVVQRREIVESFQSGRGPAFFLISLKTGGVGLNLTRANYVFHLDPWWNPAVENQASDRAHRIGQTRSVFIQRLIMQHSIEARMVELKARKADLFRQLVDEPGVRNAKAGLQREDFEYLLYND
- a CDS encoding Spy/CpxP family protein refolding chaperone; the encoded protein is MPSTSSGNRNRFGILAGVLVTLILLCFAVSAITSQWMMHNDDWNHHDLEHGHKWLHHELNLTETEASAIDAFEPAYREQRAAMLEEFQAKIENLRQQLVAHDQFSPEVEHAIHELHQIHGQLQELSIRHYYQMMSVLPPEKQEILKELAGQALSVPE
- a CDS encoding RNA polymerase sigma factor, whose amino-acid sequence is MTVNDEDVSLIAEIGRENEAALAQLMARYKEPVFHFIYRYLANPADSAEVVEETFFRVYQKAGHYTPRAAVKTWIFSIARNLAVDRLRRQKKLRGQVSLETSDAPEESVYAPIHQIDSGVADPSNQLKSREALRQIDARIRELPEKLRFPFIFCVLEDHAYDECAAILRTNRKTVETRIYRARKQLREALAGFLQNT
- a CDS encoding P-II family nitrogen regulator, translated to MKEIKAYIRKSQLDPVIHALAKVQGLSGVSANTITGFGRSRGILRLVDFETHIKVEAVCRDELKDEVVRTILDAAQTGYRGDGKIFVADIGEAWRIETREAIANTP